The following proteins come from a genomic window of Alnus glutinosa chromosome 10, dhAlnGlut1.1, whole genome shotgun sequence:
- the LOC133878772 gene encoding poly(A)-specific ribonuclease PARN-like isoform X1, which produces MAALLSLLPQRRCLCTKPHNKWSVKQVTKLNFEESLSEIKTHIAHSDFIAVSLQRTGSVSAPWHRVLPFDTPHTAYAKAKRAAERFQLLQFAVCPFSIRASKLLAHPYNFHLFPRDELKMGMPSYSFSCQTSYLTSMARDGFDFNACIYDGISYLSRAQEPAARLQMRNPMPITHVVKSSSTPSVADSVFIERVKSRVKHWRNACKDSSANRDEPLLSSLRKLVLGNEEYGTRPCMNIDVCSERQVQLVLEMLEEFSDDLVPLIIPAKGGATQTVRVILTSSKEDKVLLQNELQNLQDEQTKKVRGFREVIDLISASQRPVVSHNSLNDFTFIHSKFITPLPPNVDEFMCSLRLVFPLVLDVQQLMKEIGPLRKVTNIPTAISYLKDHFFAPIDMETLHQDTVNEGKIHGHNVLRIAYLFAKLCSILRIAPAESDNKSLVPALEEYANILNPCSMSPQESTDGDVSIWTNSTRKVSCEHLVFLWGFKRTMTAGKLKSLLQGSHDVFSEEFDVRLVDKSCAIVVFWKPGLSETFLNVMNSEEICGSLREMVSEGLRAACYANYKNICRLGIWEADLAESLEKVLEEPDCLGKTDSETNPLEVHWFSDLVINLDDL; this is translated from the exons ATGGCGGCTCTGCTTTCTCTGCTGCCGCAGAGACGGTGCCTCTGCACAAAACCCCACAATAAATGGAGCGTGAAGCAAGTGACCAAGTTGAACTTCGAGGAATCTCTCTCGGAGATCAAGACCCACATCGCCCACTCCGACTTCATCGCCGTGTCACTGCAGAGGACCGGCTCCGTGTCTGCGCCGTGGCACCGCGTCCTCCCATTCGACACGCCCCACACTGCATACGCCAAGGCCAAGCGCGCCGCCGAGCGCTTCCAGCTCCTCCAGTTCGCCGTCTGCCCCTTCTCCATTAGAGCCTCCAAGCTCCTCGCTCACCC ATATAACTTCCATTTGTTCCCTAGGGATGAGCTGAAGATGGGAATGCCATCTTATAGTTTTTCATGTCAAACATCATATTTGACGTCCATGGCTCGAGACGGTTTTGATTTTAATGCCTGTATATACGATG GCATATCGTACTTATCTAGGGCACAAGAGCCTGCAGCCAGACTTCAGATGAGGAATCCAATGCCCATCACTCATGTAGTGAAATCTTCTTCTACACCTAGTGTTGCTGATTCAGTATTCATTGAGAGGGTTAAATCACGGGTTAAGCATTGGAGAAATGCATGTAAAGATTCTAGTGCAAACAGAGATG AGCCGCTTTTGAGTTCACTAAGAAAACTTGTCTTAGGGAATGAAGAGTATGGAACAAGACCATGCATGAATATTGATGTTTGCAGCGAACGTCAAGTGCAGCTCGTGCTAGAG ATGTTGGAAGAATTCTCTGATGACCTTGTTCCTTTAATAATCCCGGCGAAGGGTGGGGCAACCCAGACAGTTCGTGTCATTTTGACAAGTTCAAAAGAGGACAAGGTTTTGCTTCAG AATGAGCTTCAAAATCTTCAAGACGAACAAACCAAGAAAGTCCGTGGCTTTCGAGAGGTGATCGACTTGATTTCTGCTTCACAGAGACCTGTTGTCTCCCACAATTCCCTTAATG attttacatttattcatTCAAAGTTCATCACTCCTTTACCTCCTAATGTTGATGAATTTATGTGCTCCTTGCGCTTGGTTTTCCCACTTGTACTTGATGTCCAGCAACTGATGAAGGAAATTGGCCCTTTGAGAAAAGTTACCAATATACCTACAGCTATTTCCTACTTAAAGGATCATTTTTTTGCACCCATCGATATGGAAACTCTGCACCAAG ATACTGTGAATGAAGGCAAGATTCATGGGCATAATGTTCTACGCATCGCTTATTTGTTTGCAAAGCTCTGCTCCATTCTACGAATTGCACCAGCCGAATCTGATAACAAAAGTTTGGTTCCGGCCCTTGAGGAGTATGCAAACATTTTAAATCCATGCTCCATGAGTCCTCAAGAATCAACTGATGGGGATGTTAGTATTTGGACAAACAGTACAAGAAAAGTGAGTTGTGAGCATTTGGTTTTCTTGTGGGGATTTAAGCGTACAATGACTGCTGGAAAACTGAAAAGCTTGCTCCAAGGGTCGCATGACGTTTTCTCTGAAGAATTTGATGTTCGGTTAGTGGATAAGAGCTGTGCCATTGTCGTTTTTTGGAAACCTGGTTTATCTGAAACTTTTCTCAATGTAATGAATAGTGAAGAGATTTGCGGATCTTTGAGGGAGATGGTCTCGGAAGGCCTAAGAGCAGCGTGTTATGCAAACTACAAGAACATTTGTAGGTTAGGTATATGGGAGGCAGATTTGGCAGAGTCCTTAgaaaaagttttggaagaaCCTGATTGCCTTGGGAAAACTGATTCTGAAACAAATCCATTGGAAGTTCACTGGTTTAGTGACTTGGTTATTAACTTGGATGACCTTTGA
- the LOC133878772 gene encoding poly(A)-specific ribonuclease PARN-like isoform X2: MAALLSLLPQRRCLCTKPHNKWSVKQVTKLNFEESLSEIKTHIAHSDFIAVSLQRTGSVSAPWHRVLPFDTPHTAYAKAKRAAERFQLLQFAVCPFSIRASKLLAHPYNFHLFPRDELKMGMPSYSFSCQTSYLTSMARDGFDFNACIYDGISYLSRAQEPAARLQMRNPMPITHVVKSSSTPSVADSVFIERVKSRVKHWRNACKDSSANRDGNEEYGTRPCMNIDVCSERQVQLVLEMLEEFSDDLVPLIIPAKGGATQTVRVILTSSKEDKVLLQNELQNLQDEQTKKVRGFREVIDLISASQRPVVSHNSLNDFTFIHSKFITPLPPNVDEFMCSLRLVFPLVLDVQQLMKEIGPLRKVTNIPTAISYLKDHFFAPIDMETLHQDTVNEGKIHGHNVLRIAYLFAKLCSILRIAPAESDNKSLVPALEEYANILNPCSMSPQESTDGDVSIWTNSTRKVSCEHLVFLWGFKRTMTAGKLKSLLQGSHDVFSEEFDVRLVDKSCAIVVFWKPGLSETFLNVMNSEEICGSLREMVSEGLRAACYANYKNICRLGIWEADLAESLEKVLEEPDCLGKTDSETNPLEVHWFSDLVINLDDL; encoded by the exons ATGGCGGCTCTGCTTTCTCTGCTGCCGCAGAGACGGTGCCTCTGCACAAAACCCCACAATAAATGGAGCGTGAAGCAAGTGACCAAGTTGAACTTCGAGGAATCTCTCTCGGAGATCAAGACCCACATCGCCCACTCCGACTTCATCGCCGTGTCACTGCAGAGGACCGGCTCCGTGTCTGCGCCGTGGCACCGCGTCCTCCCATTCGACACGCCCCACACTGCATACGCCAAGGCCAAGCGCGCCGCCGAGCGCTTCCAGCTCCTCCAGTTCGCCGTCTGCCCCTTCTCCATTAGAGCCTCCAAGCTCCTCGCTCACCC ATATAACTTCCATTTGTTCCCTAGGGATGAGCTGAAGATGGGAATGCCATCTTATAGTTTTTCATGTCAAACATCATATTTGACGTCCATGGCTCGAGACGGTTTTGATTTTAATGCCTGTATATACGATG GCATATCGTACTTATCTAGGGCACAAGAGCCTGCAGCCAGACTTCAGATGAGGAATCCAATGCCCATCACTCATGTAGTGAAATCTTCTTCTACACCTAGTGTTGCTGATTCAGTATTCATTGAGAGGGTTAAATCACGGGTTAAGCATTGGAGAAATGCATGTAAAGATTCTAGTGCAAACAGAGATG GGAATGAAGAGTATGGAACAAGACCATGCATGAATATTGATGTTTGCAGCGAACGTCAAGTGCAGCTCGTGCTAGAG ATGTTGGAAGAATTCTCTGATGACCTTGTTCCTTTAATAATCCCGGCGAAGGGTGGGGCAACCCAGACAGTTCGTGTCATTTTGACAAGTTCAAAAGAGGACAAGGTTTTGCTTCAG AATGAGCTTCAAAATCTTCAAGACGAACAAACCAAGAAAGTCCGTGGCTTTCGAGAGGTGATCGACTTGATTTCTGCTTCACAGAGACCTGTTGTCTCCCACAATTCCCTTAATG attttacatttattcatTCAAAGTTCATCACTCCTTTACCTCCTAATGTTGATGAATTTATGTGCTCCTTGCGCTTGGTTTTCCCACTTGTACTTGATGTCCAGCAACTGATGAAGGAAATTGGCCCTTTGAGAAAAGTTACCAATATACCTACAGCTATTTCCTACTTAAAGGATCATTTTTTTGCACCCATCGATATGGAAACTCTGCACCAAG ATACTGTGAATGAAGGCAAGATTCATGGGCATAATGTTCTACGCATCGCTTATTTGTTTGCAAAGCTCTGCTCCATTCTACGAATTGCACCAGCCGAATCTGATAACAAAAGTTTGGTTCCGGCCCTTGAGGAGTATGCAAACATTTTAAATCCATGCTCCATGAGTCCTCAAGAATCAACTGATGGGGATGTTAGTATTTGGACAAACAGTACAAGAAAAGTGAGTTGTGAGCATTTGGTTTTCTTGTGGGGATTTAAGCGTACAATGACTGCTGGAAAACTGAAAAGCTTGCTCCAAGGGTCGCATGACGTTTTCTCTGAAGAATTTGATGTTCGGTTAGTGGATAAGAGCTGTGCCATTGTCGTTTTTTGGAAACCTGGTTTATCTGAAACTTTTCTCAATGTAATGAATAGTGAAGAGATTTGCGGATCTTTGAGGGAGATGGTCTCGGAAGGCCTAAGAGCAGCGTGTTATGCAAACTACAAGAACATTTGTAGGTTAGGTATATGGGAGGCAGATTTGGCAGAGTCCTTAgaaaaagttttggaagaaCCTGATTGCCTTGGGAAAACTGATTCTGAAACAAATCCATTGGAAGTTCACTGGTTTAGTGACTTGGTTATTAACTTGGATGACCTTTGA